The following coding sequences lie in one Arachis ipaensis cultivar K30076 chromosome B05, Araip1.1, whole genome shotgun sequence genomic window:
- the LOC107639903 gene encoding 7-deoxyloganetic acid glucosyltransferase-like, producing the protein MKPPQTSSAHVLIFPCPAQGHVNSMLNLAQLLALRNLQVTFLNTEHIHNRLTRFADIESLPARYHTLRFKTIPDGLPEEHPRSGERSVEPLHSVKVHGKPLLRDILVKEKVTCLVADGYFGKLGNDLAEEIGVPIIHFRTIGASCFWTYFCTNTMWYVMSKILEGEEDMDRIISIIPGMENLLRCRDLPSFCRPNRAKGEPFIPLESIVSETHQTLRARAVIFNTFDDLEAPVLSHLRRRFPTIFTVGPLHQHRESRAPTAANTMTSNNSIWEEDMSCMAWLDSQPFRSVIYVSFGSVTTVTRESLLEFWYGLINSKMRFLWVVRSDMIAAGEGKDESVPAELVEGTKERGLMVGWVPQVEVLSHKSVGAFMTHCGWNSTIESVVASVPMICWPYFADQQVNSRLASDSWKVGLDMKDVCDRNVVENMVKDVMVNRKEEFLQSAEKLAVLARESVSEGGSSYDNLDRLIDFIELIREEHLQTETSCNF; encoded by the exons ATGAAACCGCCGCAAACATCTTCAGCTCATGTTCTGATCTTCCCATGTCCAGCACAGGGCCACGTCAACTCCATGCTAAACCTTGCTCAGCTCCTTGCACTCCGCAACCTCCAAGTCACTTTCCTAAACACCGAACACATCCACAACCGCCTCACGCGCTTTGCCGACATAGAATCCCTCCCGGCTCGTTACCATACACTCCGGTTTAAGACCATCCCTGATGGTCTACCGGAGGAACACCCTCGCTCAGGGGAGCGATCCGTGGAGCCGCTTCATTCGGTGAAGGTGCATGGTAAGCCTCTTTTGAGAGACATTTTGGTGAAAGAAAAGGTGACTTGTTTGGTGGCTGATGGCTATTTCGGAAAGTTGGGGAATGATTTGGCTGAAGAAATTGGAGTACCAATTATTCATTTTCGGACCATAGGAGCTTCATGCTTCTGGACTTATTTCtgc ACTAATACCATGTGGTATGTTATGTCCAAAATCCTCGAAGGGGAAGAGGACATGGACCGCATCATAAGCATCATACCAGGAATGGAAAACTTGCTTCGATGTCGAGACCTCCCAAGTTTCTGTCGTCCAAACCGGGCCAAGGGTGAACCGTTCATTCCTCTCGAAAGCATCGTCTCTGAGACCCACCAAACGCTCCGTGCACGCGCGGTCATATTCAACACCTTTGATGATCTTGAAGCCCCTGTGTTGTCCCACCTACGCCGCCGTTTCCCTACCATCTTCACAGTCGGCCCTCTCCATCAACACCGTGAATCCAGAGCACCAACCGCCGCCAATACAATGACGTCAAACAACAGCATCTGGGAAGAGGACATGAGTTGCATGGCGTGGCTCGATTCTCAGCCATTCAGATCAGTCATATACGTCAGCTTTGGTAGCGTCACTACCGTCACGCGGGAGAGTCTCTTGGAGTTTTG GTACGGTTTGATTAACAGTAAGATGCGATTTTTATGGGTGGTGCGATCAGACATGATAGCCGCCGGAGAAGGCAAAGATGAGAGTGTACCGGCAGAGCTGGTGGAGGGAACCAAAGAAAGAGGGTTGATGGTTGGGTGGGTTCCACAAGTGGAAGTTCTTTCACACAAAAGCGTTGGTGCATTCATGACGCATTGTGGGTGGAACTCGACCATAGAGAGTGTGGTGGCTAGTGTGCCTATGATTTGCTGGCCATACTTTGCGGATCAACAGGTGAATAGCAGGTTGGCGAGTGACTCTTGGAAGGTTGGGTTGGACATGAAAGATGTTTGTGATAGGAACGTTGTGGAGAACATGGTGAAAGATGTAATGGTGAATAGGAAGGAGGAGTTTCTTCAATCGGCAGAGAAATTGGCAGTTTTGGCTCGAGAAAGTGTGAGTGAAGGAGgttcttcttatgacaacttggACCGTTTGATTGACTTCATAGAATTGATCCGCGAAGAACATCTTCAAACTGAGACTAGTTGCAATTTCTAG
- the LOC107642283 gene encoding 7-deoxyloganetic acid glucosyltransferase gives MKPPQTSSAHVLIFPCPAQGHVNSMLNLAQLLALRNLHVTFLNTEHTHNRLTRFADIESLLARYPTLRFKTIPDGLPEEHPRSGERAAEPLMSLKVHGKPLLRDILVKEKVTCLVADGLFAKLANDMAEEVGVASIHFRTIGASCFWTYFWTPYLFQSNELPVTGEEDMDRLITSIPGMENLLRCRDLPSFFRPNRDTGKPHVHFETVVSETQQSLRASAVILNTFDDLEAPALSHIRRHFPTIFTVGPLHQHRESRAPTSITTSNNSMWEEDMSCMEWLDSQPLRSVIYVSFGSFTTMTKESLMEFWYGLVNSKMRFLWVVRSDMIAAGEGKEERVPAELVEGTKERGLMVGWVPQVEVLAHKSVGAFMTHCGWNSTIESVAAGVPMVCWPYFADQQVNSRLVSDSWKVGLDMKDVCDRNVVENMVKDVMVNRKEEFLQSAEKLAVLARESVSERGSSYDNLDRLIEFIELISQERL, from the exons ATGAAACCGCCGCAAACATCTTCAGCTCATGTTCTGATCTTCCCATGTCCAGCACAGGGCCACGTCAACTCCATGCTAAACCTTGCTCAGCTCCTTGCACTCCGCAACCTCCACGTCACTTTCCTCAACACCGAACACACCCACAACCGCCTCACGCGCTTCGCCGACATAGAATCCCTCCTGGCTCGCTACCCTACGCTCCGGTTTAAGACCATCCCTGACGGTCTACCGGAGGAGCACCCTCGCTCAGGGGAGCGAGCTGCGGAGCCGCTTATGTCGCTGAAGGTGCATGGAAAGCCTCTTCTGAGAGACATTTTGGTGAAAGAGAAGGTGACTTGCTTGGTAGCTGATGGACTTTTCGCAAAGTTGGCGAATGATATGGCTGAAGAAGTTGGAGTAGCAAGTATTCATTTTCGGACCATCGGTGCTTCTTGTTTCTGGACTTATTTCTGGACTCCATATCTCTTTCAGTCAAACGAACTCCCTGTTACAG GGGAAGAAGACATGGACCGCCTCATAACTAGCATACCAGGAATGGAAAACTTGCTCCGATGTCGAGACCTCCCAAGTTTCTTTCGTCCAAACCGTGACACAGGGAAACCCCATGTTCATTTTGAAACCGTCGTCTCCGAGACCCAACAGTCGCTCCGTGCAAGCGCCGTCATATTGAACACCTTTGATGATCTTGAAGCCCCTGCGTTGTCTCACATACGCCGCCACTTCCCTACCATCTTCACCGTCGGCCCTCTCCATCAGCACCGTGAATCCAGAGCACCAACCTCCATAACGACGTCAAACAACAGCATGTGGGAAGAGGACATGAGTTGCATGGAGTGGCTCGATTCTCAGCCATTGAGATCAGTCATATACGTCAGCTTTGGTAGCTTCACTACCATGACGAAGGAGAGTCTCATGGAGTTTTG GTACGGTTTAGTTAACAGTAAGATGCGATTTTTATGGGTGGTGCGGTCAGACATGATAGCGGCCGGTGAAGGAAAAGAGGAGAGAGTGCCAGCAGAGTTGGTGGAGGGAACCAAAGAAAGGGGGTTAATGGTTGGGTGGGTGCCGCAAGTGGAGGTTCTTGCACACAAGAGCGTTGGTGCGTTCATGACGCATTGCGGGTGGAACTCGACCATAGAGAGTGTGGCGGCTGGAGTGCCTATGGTTTGCTGGCCATACTTTGCGGATCAACAGGTGAATAGCAGGTTGGTGAGTGACTCTTGGAAGGTTGGGTTGGACATGAAAGATGTTTGTGATAGGAACGTTGTGGAGAACATGGTGAAAGATGTAATGGTGAATAGAAAGGAGGAGTTTCTTCAATCGGCAGAGAAATTGGCAGTTTTGGCTCGAGAAAGTGTGAGTGAAAGAGGTTCTTCTTACGACAACTTGGACCGTTTGATTGAGTTTATAGAATTGATTAGCCAAGAACGTCTTTGA
- the LOC107642285 gene encoding uncharacterized protein LOC107642285 isoform X1, translating to MALLGEDGRGYELARKLERCGVWRSWLGDAAYATFSPFLSSPSAWDSFMSSPSSDSSKSRAHLFLQMRVRALLFDKASASIFSTSPNSAYSSSSSSLTLHNLNPFYLQLHADDVYFTLENAASSSSSQDGAQTATISSSKNQSKSGSGAGTRYVDSDMDGMSQRYRNDELPETWYNQMIEKYKSNKKLVLGDRELPKRSPTEMASYVTSVTNHKKRRLPFKEDHNSVNEQPNNGNLVNDDSEGFLEIMYAWNCVPESALTPTDRVEYNPKVKLFGVLDTLPPVSTRSPVMIERLGIRPEYLNMDQGGGLYRGKSGPEGNPKVVGLEQATKLSQKVVARALESVGFEAAMECPIALFAEALGAHIHKFGEHLKLLADSYRKQCSAIELLKMLLKIEGFSMLLAVPSNFASLLDAVKDGSRNIVQQNHQVHGIQSQMQPQQQSSIRIPQQVPRQMHQQVQQFIHSQNLAFQQHQQQQQQQQMQQQQQMQQQQLLQQQQQQQQQQQQQQQQQQQQQQQQLLLQQQQQQQQQQQLQQQIRRRAMSTPRPAMDIDKERPLVQVKLENPPDLPNDNNAFNPTNSRHPQMQLRQQQMPAMSSFHSQPGGQFRQMGSLQMPPIQSQNTGMVRAPPVKVEGFSELMGGGGDSSSKHDSDESRLTSPSGK from the exons ATGGCGCTTCTTGGGGAGGACGGCCGGGGTTACGAGCTGGCGCGGAAGCTGGAACGCTGCGGTGTGTGGCGGAGCTGGCTGGGCGACGCCGCCTACGCCACGTTCTCACCGTTCCTCTCTTCCCCTTCGGCCTGGGACTCATTCATGTCTTCTCCCTCCTCCGATTCTTCCAAATCTAGGGCTCACCTCTTTCTCCAAATGAGGGTCCGCGCTCTCCTCTTCGACAAGGCTTCTGCTTCTATCTTCTCCACTTCCCCCAATTCAgcatattcttcttcttcttcttcgctcaCGCTACACAACCTCAATCCTTTTT ATTTGCAGCTGCACGCTGATGATGTTTACTTCACCcttgagaatgctgcttcttcttcttcttcccaagATGGGGCTCAAACCGCTACTATTTCTTCCTCAAAG AACCAATCCAAATCAGGTTCTGGAGCTGGAACTAGATATGTTGACTCTGATATGGATGGCATGTCCCAGAGATACAGGAATGATGAGCTGCCTGAAACTTGGTATAATCAGATGATTGAAAAGTATAAGTCCAACAAGAAATTGGTTTTGGGAGACAGAGAATTGCCCAAGCGTTCACCTACAGAGATGGCTTCCTATGTTACATCCGTTACTAATCATAAGAAAAGGCGGCTGCCCTTCAAGGAAGATCATAATTCAGTTAATGAGCAACCAAATAATGGTAATTTAGTTAATGATGATTCAGAAGGTTTTCTAGAAATAATGTATGCTTGGAACTGTGTGCCTGAGAGTGCACTTACACCAACTGACAGAGTTGAGTATAACCCCAAGGTTAAGTTATTTGGAGTTCTTGATACCTTACCTCCTGTTTCCACAAGGAGTCCTGTTATGATTGAGAGACTTGGTATTAGGCCTGAGTATCTTAACATGGATCAGGGAGGAGGCTTGTACCGTGGGAAATCTGGACCTGAGGGAAACCCTAAAGTTGTTGGCCTTGAACAAGCAACAAAATTGTCTCAAAAGGTAGTGGCACGTGCATTGGAAAGTGTGGGATTTGAGGCTGCCATGGAATGTCCAATTGCACTCTTTGCTGAAGCACTAGGCGCTCACATTCATAAATTTGGAGAACACCTGAAATTACTTGCTGATAGTTATCGGAAACAGTGTTCAGCCATTGAACTTCTAAAGATGCTTCTCAAAATAGAGGGCTTTAG CATGCTCCTTGCTGTTCCCAGTAATTTTGCATCATTACTGGATGCTGTTAAGGATGGTTCTCGGAATATTGTACAACAAAATCATCAAGTTCATGGGATTCAGTCACAAATGCAGCCACAACAGCAGAGTTCTATTCGAATACCTCAGCAA GTACCAAGGCAGATGCATCAACAAGTACAGCAGTTTATTCATTCACAGAATCTGGCTTTTCAGCAGCACcaacagcagcagcaacaacagcaGATGCAACAACAGCAGCAGATGCAACAACAGCAGCTgctgcaacaacaacaacaacaacaacaacaacaacagcagcagcagcagcagcaacaacaacaacagcagcagcaaCTTCTGCTGcaacagcaacagcaacaacaGCAGCAACAGCAGTTACAACAACAAATCAGAAGACGGGCAATGTCTACACCTCGCCCTGCTATGGATATAGATAAGGAAAGACCATTGGTTCAAGTCAAGCTTGAGAATCCACCAGATTTACCAAATGATAATAATGCCTTCAATCCGACCAATTCCAGACATCCTCAAATGCAGTTAAGGCAGCAGCAGATGCCTGCGATGTCGAGTTTCCACTCTCAACCTGGTGGTCAGTTCAGGCAAATGGGTTCCCTACAGATGCCCCCAATACAGTCGCA GAACACGGGCATGGTTAGAGCACCACCTGTCAAAGTGGAGGGCTTCTCAGAATTGATGGGCGGAGGTGGAGATTCTTCATCAAAGCATGATTCAGATGAAAGCAGACTGACTTCTCCTAGTGGTAAATAG
- the LOC107642285 gene encoding mediator of RNA polymerase II transcription subunit 12 isoform X2: MALLGEDGRGYELARKLERCGVWRSWLGDAAYATFSPFLSSPSAWDSFMSSPSSDSSKSRAHLFLQMRVRALLFDKASASIFSTSPNSAYSSSSSSLTLHNLNPFYLQLHADDVYFTLENAASSSSSQDGAQTATISSSKNQSKSGSGAGTRYVDSDMDGMSQRYRNDELPETWYNQMIEKYKSNKKLVLGDRELPKRSPTEMASYVTSVTNHKKRRLPFKEDHNSVNEQPNNGNLVNDDSEGFLEIMYAWNCVPESALTPTDRVEYNPKVKLFGVLDTLPPVSTRSPVMIERLGIRPEYLNMDQGGGLYRGKSGPEGNPKVVGLEQATKLSQKVVARALESVGFEAAMECPIALFAEALGAHIHKFGEHLKLLADSYRKQCSAIELLKMLLKIEGFSNFASLLDAVKDGSRNIVQQNHQVHGIQSQMQPQQQSSIRIPQQVPRQMHQQVQQFIHSQNLAFQQHQQQQQQQQMQQQQQMQQQQLLQQQQQQQQQQQQQQQQQQQQQQQQLLLQQQQQQQQQQQLQQQIRRRAMSTPRPAMDIDKERPLVQVKLENPPDLPNDNNAFNPTNSRHPQMQLRQQQMPAMSSFHSQPGGQFRQMGSLQMPPIQSQNTGMVRAPPVKVEGFSELMGGGGDSSSKHDSDESRLTSPSGK, translated from the exons ATGGCGCTTCTTGGGGAGGACGGCCGGGGTTACGAGCTGGCGCGGAAGCTGGAACGCTGCGGTGTGTGGCGGAGCTGGCTGGGCGACGCCGCCTACGCCACGTTCTCACCGTTCCTCTCTTCCCCTTCGGCCTGGGACTCATTCATGTCTTCTCCCTCCTCCGATTCTTCCAAATCTAGGGCTCACCTCTTTCTCCAAATGAGGGTCCGCGCTCTCCTCTTCGACAAGGCTTCTGCTTCTATCTTCTCCACTTCCCCCAATTCAgcatattcttcttcttcttcttcgctcaCGCTACACAACCTCAATCCTTTTT ATTTGCAGCTGCACGCTGATGATGTTTACTTCACCcttgagaatgctgcttcttcttcttcttcccaagATGGGGCTCAAACCGCTACTATTTCTTCCTCAAAG AACCAATCCAAATCAGGTTCTGGAGCTGGAACTAGATATGTTGACTCTGATATGGATGGCATGTCCCAGAGATACAGGAATGATGAGCTGCCTGAAACTTGGTATAATCAGATGATTGAAAAGTATAAGTCCAACAAGAAATTGGTTTTGGGAGACAGAGAATTGCCCAAGCGTTCACCTACAGAGATGGCTTCCTATGTTACATCCGTTACTAATCATAAGAAAAGGCGGCTGCCCTTCAAGGAAGATCATAATTCAGTTAATGAGCAACCAAATAATGGTAATTTAGTTAATGATGATTCAGAAGGTTTTCTAGAAATAATGTATGCTTGGAACTGTGTGCCTGAGAGTGCACTTACACCAACTGACAGAGTTGAGTATAACCCCAAGGTTAAGTTATTTGGAGTTCTTGATACCTTACCTCCTGTTTCCACAAGGAGTCCTGTTATGATTGAGAGACTTGGTATTAGGCCTGAGTATCTTAACATGGATCAGGGAGGAGGCTTGTACCGTGGGAAATCTGGACCTGAGGGAAACCCTAAAGTTGTTGGCCTTGAACAAGCAACAAAATTGTCTCAAAAGGTAGTGGCACGTGCATTGGAAAGTGTGGGATTTGAGGCTGCCATGGAATGTCCAATTGCACTCTTTGCTGAAGCACTAGGCGCTCACATTCATAAATTTGGAGAACACCTGAAATTACTTGCTGATAGTTATCGGAAACAGTGTTCAGCCATTGAACTTCTAAAGATGCTTCTCAAAATAGAGGGCTTTAG TAATTTTGCATCATTACTGGATGCTGTTAAGGATGGTTCTCGGAATATTGTACAACAAAATCATCAAGTTCATGGGATTCAGTCACAAATGCAGCCACAACAGCAGAGTTCTATTCGAATACCTCAGCAA GTACCAAGGCAGATGCATCAACAAGTACAGCAGTTTATTCATTCACAGAATCTGGCTTTTCAGCAGCACcaacagcagcagcaacaacagcaGATGCAACAACAGCAGCAGATGCAACAACAGCAGCTgctgcaacaacaacaacaacaacaacaacaacaacagcagcagcagcagcagcaacaacaacaacagcagcagcaaCTTCTGCTGcaacagcaacagcaacaacaGCAGCAACAGCAGTTACAACAACAAATCAGAAGACGGGCAATGTCTACACCTCGCCCTGCTATGGATATAGATAAGGAAAGACCATTGGTTCAAGTCAAGCTTGAGAATCCACCAGATTTACCAAATGATAATAATGCCTTCAATCCGACCAATTCCAGACATCCTCAAATGCAGTTAAGGCAGCAGCAGATGCCTGCGATGTCGAGTTTCCACTCTCAACCTGGTGGTCAGTTCAGGCAAATGGGTTCCCTACAGATGCCCCCAATACAGTCGCA GAACACGGGCATGGTTAGAGCACCACCTGTCAAAGTGGAGGGCTTCTCAGAATTGATGGGCGGAGGTGGAGATTCTTCATCAAAGCATGATTCAGATGAAAGCAGACTGACTTCTCCTAGTGGTAAATAG
- the LOC107642285 gene encoding signal transducer and activator of transcription B isoform X3, with product MALLGEDGRGYELARKLERCGVWRSWLGDAAYATFSPFLSSPSAWDSFMSSPSSDSSKSRAHLFLQMRVRALLFDKASASIFSTSPNSAYSSSSSSLTLHNLNPFYLQLHADDVYFTLENAASSSSSQDGAQTATISSSKNQSKSGSGAGTRYVDSDMDGMSQRYRNDELPETWYNQMIEKYKSNKKLVLGDRELPKRSPTEMASYVTSVTNHKKRRLPFKEDHNSVNEQPNNGNLVNDDSEGFLEIMYAWNCVPESALTPTDRVEYNPKGGGLYRGKSGPEGNPKVVGLEQATKLSQKVVARALESVGFEAAMECPIALFAEALGAHIHKFGEHLKLLADSYRKQCSAIELLKMLLKIEGFSMLLAVPSNFASLLDAVKDGSRNIVQQNHQVHGIQSQMQPQQQSSIRIPQQVPRQMHQQVQQFIHSQNLAFQQHQQQQQQQQMQQQQQMQQQQLLQQQQQQQQQQQQQQQQQQQQQQQQLLLQQQQQQQQQQQLQQQIRRRAMSTPRPAMDIDKERPLVQVKLENPPDLPNDNNAFNPTNSRHPQMQLRQQQMPAMSSFHSQPGGQFRQMGSLQMPPIQSQNTGMVRAPPVKVEGFSELMGGGGDSSSKHDSDESRLTSPSGK from the exons ATGGCGCTTCTTGGGGAGGACGGCCGGGGTTACGAGCTGGCGCGGAAGCTGGAACGCTGCGGTGTGTGGCGGAGCTGGCTGGGCGACGCCGCCTACGCCACGTTCTCACCGTTCCTCTCTTCCCCTTCGGCCTGGGACTCATTCATGTCTTCTCCCTCCTCCGATTCTTCCAAATCTAGGGCTCACCTCTTTCTCCAAATGAGGGTCCGCGCTCTCCTCTTCGACAAGGCTTCTGCTTCTATCTTCTCCACTTCCCCCAATTCAgcatattcttcttcttcttcttcgctcaCGCTACACAACCTCAATCCTTTTT ATTTGCAGCTGCACGCTGATGATGTTTACTTCACCcttgagaatgctgcttcttcttcttcttcccaagATGGGGCTCAAACCGCTACTATTTCTTCCTCAAAG AACCAATCCAAATCAGGTTCTGGAGCTGGAACTAGATATGTTGACTCTGATATGGATGGCATGTCCCAGAGATACAGGAATGATGAGCTGCCTGAAACTTGGTATAATCAGATGATTGAAAAGTATAAGTCCAACAAGAAATTGGTTTTGGGAGACAGAGAATTGCCCAAGCGTTCACCTACAGAGATGGCTTCCTATGTTACATCCGTTACTAATCATAAGAAAAGGCGGCTGCCCTTCAAGGAAGATCATAATTCAGTTAATGAGCAACCAAATAATGGTAATTTAGTTAATGATGATTCAGAAGGTTTTCTAGAAATAATGTATGCTTGGAACTGTGTGCCTGAGAGTGCACTTACACCAACTGACAGAGTTGAGTATAACCCCAAG GGAGGAGGCTTGTACCGTGGGAAATCTGGACCTGAGGGAAACCCTAAAGTTGTTGGCCTTGAACAAGCAACAAAATTGTCTCAAAAGGTAGTGGCACGTGCATTGGAAAGTGTGGGATTTGAGGCTGCCATGGAATGTCCAATTGCACTCTTTGCTGAAGCACTAGGCGCTCACATTCATAAATTTGGAGAACACCTGAAATTACTTGCTGATAGTTATCGGAAACAGTGTTCAGCCATTGAACTTCTAAAGATGCTTCTCAAAATAGAGGGCTTTAG CATGCTCCTTGCTGTTCCCAGTAATTTTGCATCATTACTGGATGCTGTTAAGGATGGTTCTCGGAATATTGTACAACAAAATCATCAAGTTCATGGGATTCAGTCACAAATGCAGCCACAACAGCAGAGTTCTATTCGAATACCTCAGCAA GTACCAAGGCAGATGCATCAACAAGTACAGCAGTTTATTCATTCACAGAATCTGGCTTTTCAGCAGCACcaacagcagcagcaacaacagcaGATGCAACAACAGCAGCAGATGCAACAACAGCAGCTgctgcaacaacaacaacaacaacaacaacaacaacagcagcagcagcagcagcaacaacaacaacagcagcagcaaCTTCTGCTGcaacagcaacagcaacaacaGCAGCAACAGCAGTTACAACAACAAATCAGAAGACGGGCAATGTCTACACCTCGCCCTGCTATGGATATAGATAAGGAAAGACCATTGGTTCAAGTCAAGCTTGAGAATCCACCAGATTTACCAAATGATAATAATGCCTTCAATCCGACCAATTCCAGACATCCTCAAATGCAGTTAAGGCAGCAGCAGATGCCTGCGATGTCGAGTTTCCACTCTCAACCTGGTGGTCAGTTCAGGCAAATGGGTTCCCTACAGATGCCCCCAATACAGTCGCA GAACACGGGCATGGTTAGAGCACCACCTGTCAAAGTGGAGGGCTTCTCAGAATTGATGGGCGGAGGTGGAGATTCTTCATCAAAGCATGATTCAGATGAAAGCAGACTGACTTCTCCTAGTGGTAAATAG